The following are encoded together in the Thermosipho affectus genome:
- a CDS encoding Na(+)/H(+) antiporter subunit B yields the protein MRRFFSVLIVLGLILFLSNSLSILPKYGQAKISKVSDAYINKSVNSEKREVKFGETKDLEDGAANVVTSIVVDYRSFDTLGEVTVLFTSALGVGFVLHGIRRKKYGRMPNFVLRVSVGILLPLILLFGTYVFIHGHLTPGGGFPGGTIIAVGILLLYLSNEEFSLSKTSKFVEGFAGSLYVILGLIGLAVGGVFLVNFLPTGVIGTLFSAGIIPIVYILIGFKVGAELSGVISDMYREG from the coding sequence ATGAGAAGATTTTTTTCCGTTTTAATAGTATTAGGTTTGATTTTGTTCTTATCAAATTCTTTATCTATTCTTCCAAAATATGGACAGGCAAAAATTTCTAAAGTTTCGGATGCTTATATAAATAAAAGTGTGAATAGTGAAAAAAGAGAGGTTAAGTTTGGTGAAACTAAGGATTTGGAAGATGGTGCCGCAAATGTTGTAACTTCAATAGTGGTTGATTACAGATCTTTTGATACTTTAGGTGAAGTTACGGTACTTTTCACTTCGGCATTAGGTGTGGGTTTTGTTTTACATGGGATTAGAAGAAAAAAATATGGAAGAATGCCCAATTTTGTTTTGAGGGTATCTGTGGGGATTTTATTACCACTAATACTTTTGTTTGGAACTTATGTATTTATTCACGGTCATCTTACACCTGGTGGAGGATTTCCAGGTGGAACGATAATAGCTGTGGGAATACTTTTATTGTATTTATCAAACGAAGAATTTTCTCTTTCAAAAACATCCAAATTTGTCGAAGGCTTTGCGGGAAGTCTATACGTAATTTTGGGATTAATTGGATTGGCCGTAGGAGGAGTGTTTCTTGTTAATTTCCTTCCAACAGGAGTAATAGGTACTTTGTTTAGTGCTGGTATTATACCAATTGTATATATTTTAATTGGATTTAAGGTTGGAGCGGAATTATCTGGAGTAATTTCCGATATGTACAGGGAGGGATGA
- a CDS encoding thymidine kinase, producing MPGKITVITGPMYSGKTTELLSFVEIYNIGRKKTKVFKPAIDNRYGEDIVSTHTGFKVKAFKVDKSKEIYKYIDETVSAIFIDEVQFFDIELIDLVKDLVFKGIDVYCAGLDISYLENPFEVTAKLLAIADEVIKKKAVCEKCGEHRATYSYKIVPDGGEIDIGGKEKYIAICRECLHKLKNGR from the coding sequence ATGCCTGGTAAGATAACAGTAATTACTGGACCTATGTATTCTGGTAAAACAACGGAACTTTTGTCCTTTGTTGAGATTTATAATATTGGGAGAAAAAAGACAAAGGTTTTTAAACCAGCTATTGATAATAGATATGGAGAAGATATAGTATCAACTCATACGGGTTTTAAAGTTAAAGCATTTAAAGTTGATAAGTCCAAAGAAATATACAAATATATTGATGAGACGGTAAGTGCAATTTTCATTGATGAGGTGCAGTTTTTTGATATTGAATTAATTGATCTTGTAAAAGATTTGGTTTTTAAAGGTATAGATGTTTATTGTGCAGGATTAGACATTTCTTATCTTGAAAATCCATTTGAAGTTACAGCAAAGCTTTTAGCTATTGCAGATGAGGTTATAAAGAAAAAGGCAGTGTGCGAGAAATGTGGAGAACATAGAGCCACATATTCATACAAAATAGTTCCAGATGGTGGAGAAATAGATATTGGTGGTAAGGAAAAATACATAGCAATTTGTAGAGAATGTTTGCATAAGTTAAAAAATGGGAGGTGA
- a CDS encoding 5'-nucleotidase C-terminal domain-containing protein, with the protein MRKIFVLFLFVFMVLSFSVQLVILHTSDLHGNILPISYATNKPSDVGLAKIATLVKQMRKECGNVILIDSGDLIQGTPLEYYHARIDNKPIDPMILVMNKLGYSAWTLGNHEFNYGLNILNKAVSEAQFPALSANILDENGNPVFKPYHIVNVGGIKVGILGLTTKFIPNWEDPKNIKGLKFEDPVKVAKKYVKELRDKVDVIVVAYHGGLERDPETGNPTEELTGENQGYQLLQEVNGIDVLLLGHQHRTIATKINGVPVSMPSKWGKYLGKIVLNLEKVNGKWKIIDSSVEEIPVKGVEADNEVVAMAKPYEEKVQAWLDQPVGYAKGDFWIYDPLFARLQDNSLIEFVNKVQMYYSKAKISSTALFNNDIKGWKSGPITLRDINAVYIYPNTLKVIKVTGKDIKEALEKSADYFAFNNFKVSVNKTWVEPKPRHYNYDMWEGISYKIVLNNPSGNRIIDLMFEGEPIEMDKEYEIVLNNYRAGGGGGYTMFKGKPVVREVMMEVSELMADYVLNRKEIKATTDNNWEAVVKFEYIVKPGDNLWNIAKRFGISIKDLIRWNNIKNPSILRVGEKLLYYKNYIETLPPIKEVSGF; encoded by the coding sequence GTGAGGAAGATTTTTGTTTTATTTTTGTTTGTTTTTATGGTTTTAAGTTTTTCAGTTCAGTTGGTTATTTTACATACCAGTGATTTGCATGGAAACATTTTACCAATTAGTTATGCTACAAACAAGCCTTCTGATGTGGGACTTGCAAAAATTGCAACTCTAGTAAAGCAAATGAGAAAGGAATGTGGGAATGTTATTTTGATCGATTCTGGAGATTTAATACAAGGTACTCCATTGGAATACTATCATGCAAGAATTGACAACAAACCTATTGATCCTATGATTTTAGTCATGAACAAATTGGGATACTCTGCATGGACATTGGGAAATCATGAATTTAACTATGGATTGAATATTTTGAACAAGGCGGTTTCAGAGGCACAATTTCCGGCATTGAGTGCAAATATATTAGATGAAAATGGAAATCCCGTGTTTAAGCCTTATCATATAGTTAATGTAGGTGGAATAAAAGTTGGAATTTTAGGTTTGACTACAAAATTTATCCCGAATTGGGAGGATCCAAAGAATATAAAAGGATTAAAATTTGAAGATCCTGTGAAAGTTGCAAAGAAGTATGTAAAAGAATTAAGGGATAAAGTGGATGTTATTGTCGTAGCATACCACGGAGGATTAGAAAGAGATCCAGAAACAGGAAACCCAACTGAGGAATTGACAGGTGAAAATCAAGGGTATCAACTTTTACAAGAAGTAAATGGGATTGATGTGTTATTGCTTGGACACCAACACAGAACAATTGCTACAAAAATAAATGGTGTACCAGTATCAATGCCATCAAAATGGGGAAAATACCTTGGAAAGATTGTTTTAAATTTAGAAAAAGTTAATGGAAAGTGGAAGATTATTGATAGTTCTGTGGAAGAAATACCTGTAAAAGGCGTTGAAGCTGATAATGAAGTTGTTGCTATGGCAAAGCCATATGAAGAAAAAGTTCAAGCATGGCTCGATCAACCTGTAGGTTACGCTAAAGGAGATTTTTGGATTTATGATCCATTATTTGCAAGACTACAGGATAATAGTTTAATTGAATTCGTTAATAAAGTTCAAATGTACTACAGTAAGGCTAAAATTTCTTCGACAGCTTTGTTCAATAACGACATAAAAGGTTGGAAAAGTGGACCAATAACATTAAGGGATATAAATGCCGTATACATTTATCCTAATACATTAAAGGTTATAAAAGTTACAGGAAAAGATATAAAGGAAGCTTTGGAAAAAAGTGCGGATTATTTTGCTTTTAATAATTTTAAAGTTTCTGTTAATAAAACTTGGGTTGAGCCAAAACCAAGACATTACAACTATGATATGTGGGAAGGTATAAGTTATAAGATAGTGCTAAATAATCCTTCAGGAAATAGAATAATTGATTTAATGTTTGAAGGGGAACCTATCGAAATGGACAAAGAATATGAAATTGTGTTAAACAATTATAGAGCTGGTGGTGGCGGGGGATATACAATGTTTAAAGGAAAACCAGTTGTCAGAGAGGTAATGATGGAAGTATCAGAATTAATGGCAGATTACGTCCTTAATAGAAAAGAAATAAAAGCGACAACCGATAATAACTGGGAAGCAGTTGTTAAATTTGAATATATAGTAAAACCAGGTGACAATCTTTGGAATATTGCAAAGAGATTTGGAATTTCGATAAAAGATTTAATAAGATGGAATAATATTAAGAATCCTTCAATATTAAGAGTAGGAGAAAAATTACTATACTATAAAAACTATATCGAAACTTTGCCACCTATAAAGGAAGTTTCAGGTTTTTAA
- a CDS encoding Na(+)/H(+) antiporter subunit B, translating into MTIITIFVGVLMIMSGIYAVEAKKILDSFIALSLLSLLSVFLFVIMKAPDVAITEASVGAGLTTAVLILALRRIGGEKK; encoded by the coding sequence ATGACAATCATCACTATTTTTGTAGGGGTCTTGATGATTATGTCAGGAATTTATGCAGTAGAGGCAAAAAAAATACTTGATTCTTTTATAGCACTTTCGCTTTTGAGCTTGTTGTCTGTGTTTTTGTTTGTAATTATGAAAGCTCCAGATGTTGCTATTACAGAAGCATCGGTGGGGGCCGGCTTGACAACAGCAGTATTAATTTTAGCTTTGAGAAGAATAGGTGGTGAGAAAAAATGA
- a CDS encoding ferritin, whose translation MLNEKMVQALNNQVNEEFYSAYLYLSMAAYFENIGLKGFANWMRIQAMEERDHAMKIFEYLARQGAKIKLVTINEPPQDFGGIKEIFEEVLKHEQHITSKINELVDLAESLKDRATFNFLQWFVDEQVEEEENANDILSQLELIGDNKNALFMLDKELAQRVYTPIVAE comes from the coding sequence ATGTTAAACGAAAAAATGGTTCAGGCTTTGAATAATCAAGTAAATGAGGAATTTTATTCGGCGTATTTATACCTTTCTATGGCAGCATATTTTGAAAATATTGGATTAAAGGGGTTTGCAAATTGGATGAGGATTCAAGCAATGGAAGAAAGGGATCATGCTATGAAAATATTTGAGTATCTTGCAAGACAGGGTGCAAAAATTAAATTGGTGACAATAAATGAGCCACCACAAGATTTTGGAGGTATAAAGGAAATTTTTGAAGAAGTTCTTAAACATGAACAACATATTACTTCTAAAATAAATGAATTGGTTGATTTAGCAGAAAGTTTGAAAGATAGGGCTACTTTTAATTTTTTGCAATGGTTTGTTGATGAGCAAGTAGAAGAGGAAGAAAATGCAAATGATATTCTAAGCCAATTAGAATTAATTGGTGATAATAAAAACGCACTTTTCATGCTTGACAAGGAACTTGCTCAAAGGGTTTACACACCAATTGTTGCGGAGTGA
- a CDS encoding HD domain-containing phosphohydrolase, which translates to MNLNDFFKRKINKHLIIPFIVIAIVSGIFFVFLGFRSISIEAFIQLERSTERWNNLFFNLENILQFISLDPQLVDDQKKLENALKNIYKKFSKEISYIYFSTDQKNLIIYPHNSSIENENPKNRPWFVSAINKKDKVQITEPYVDKITKEIVITVSKYVEGKNISGVIGIDLNPKFLKTLSKNALLISKNDNTILYGTPENIGKKFDFAIKKGNYIYKNYLIVSKEARGDVYFVSYKNLFLELLPYYFTSIFSILLIFLLAKTVHKNIERELKESIATPIKNLVNETKNYLTNQTFNSSKISSNIKEIDFLINEVADMISIIEANFQELKSTNEELLDAYSEIERYSGELESTYELFIEKMSNIVEGFDETTGNHIKRVQILSEFLAKKLQLPKTLVRKVYLYSPLHDIGKIKVPPKILSKPGPLSKEEWEIMKKHTIWGAEILNGDPRLETAKKIALYHHEKYNGKGYPYGLKGDEIPIEAQIVNIIDVYDALRSKRPYKAALSHEKALEIIIKGDGRTSPDDFNPKILELFKKYEREIKELWDNLNENN; encoded by the coding sequence TTGAATTTAAATGACTTTTTTAAAAGAAAAATTAACAAACATCTCATCATTCCATTCATCGTTATTGCAATAGTCTCTGGAATATTCTTTGTTTTTTTGGGATTTCGTTCTATATCAATAGAAGCATTCATTCAGCTTGAAAGATCCACAGAAAGATGGAACAACTTATTTTTTAACCTTGAAAACATTCTACAATTTATTTCTCTTGACCCACAACTTGTAGATGATCAAAAGAAATTAGAAAATGCTTTAAAAAATATATACAAAAAATTTTCAAAAGAAATTTCATATATATACTTCTCAACTGATCAGAAAAATCTTATTATATATCCACATAACTCTTCGATAGAAAATGAAAATCCAAAAAACAGACCTTGGTTCGTATCTGCAATAAATAAAAAAGATAAAGTTCAAATTACTGAACCTTATGTTGACAAAATTACAAAAGAAATTGTAATTACCGTTTCAAAATACGTGGAAGGAAAAAACATTTCAGGTGTAATTGGAATAGATTTAAATCCAAAATTTTTAAAAACTTTAAGCAAGAACGCACTGTTAATCTCAAAAAATGACAACACAATTCTTTATGGAACTCCAGAAAATATTGGAAAGAAATTTGATTTTGCCATAAAAAAGGGTAATTACATTTATAAAAATTATCTAATAGTATCCAAAGAAGCTCGCGGTGATGTATATTTTGTCAGTTATAAAAATTTATTTTTAGAACTTTTGCCATATTATTTTACTTCTATATTTAGTATACTTCTCATCTTTTTACTTGCAAAGACCGTCCATAAAAATATTGAAAGAGAACTTAAAGAATCAATAGCAACACCTATTAAAAACCTAGTAAATGAAACTAAAAATTATCTTACAAACCAAACATTTAACTCTTCAAAAATTTCATCAAATATAAAAGAAATAGATTTTCTAATCAATGAAGTAGCAGATATGATTTCCATTATTGAAGCAAATTTTCAAGAACTTAAATCAACAAACGAAGAACTGCTTGATGCATACAGTGAAATTGAAAGATATTCTGGTGAACTTGAATCAACCTATGAATTATTTATAGAAAAAATGTCAAACATAGTAGAAGGATTTGACGAAACTACAGGAAATCATATAAAAAGAGTACAAATACTATCTGAATTTCTAGCAAAAAAATTGCAATTGCCAAAAACCCTTGTTAGAAAAGTTTACCTTTATTCACCATTGCATGATATAGGTAAAATAAAAGTCCCCCCAAAAATACTATCAAAACCTGGCCCTCTTTCAAAAGAAGAATGGGAAATAATGAAGAAACACACAATATGGGGTGCAGAGATATTAAATGGCGATCCAAGACTTGAGACAGCAAAAAAAATTGCACTATATCATCATGAAAAATACAACGGAAAGGGTTATCCATATGGCTTAAAGGGAGATGAAATACCAATAGAAGCACAAATAGTTAACATAATAGATGTCTATGACGCACTACGTTCTAAACGACCATATAAAGCTGCTCTTTCACACGAAAAAGCATTAGAAATAATAATAAAAGGTGATGGGAGAACATCACCTGATGATTTTAACCCAAAAATATTAGAGCTCTTCAAAAAATATGAAAGAGAAATCAAAGAATTATGGGATAATTTAAATGAGAACAATTAA
- a CDS encoding Na+/H+ antiporter subunit E — MSLSTFFVTYFTWILLTGYSNVSELIVGFFVSLVISMIFKKYYGIKFDKLFLVRFVKFVLIYLPVFIWEMIKANFDVAVRVLNPKLPINPGFVKLNTNLTKDSSKFALANSITLTPGTLTLDVKEDVLYVHWIDVKTTEEGEKKKYISEKFEKILKGVFE; from the coding sequence ATGAGCTTGTCGACCTTTTTTGTGACCTATTTCACATGGATATTACTAACAGGTTATAGTAATGTTTCAGAACTTATTGTCGGTTTTTTTGTATCGCTTGTTATTTCCATGATATTTAAAAAGTATTATGGAATAAAATTTGACAAGTTATTTTTAGTAAGATTTGTGAAATTTGTGTTAATATATCTTCCTGTTTTTATATGGGAGATGATAAAGGCGAATTTTGATGTAGCTGTACGTGTTTTAAATCCTAAACTTCCTATTAATCCCGGATTTGTTAAGCTTAACACAAATTTAACAAAAGATAGTTCAAAGTTTGCGCTTGCAAACTCTATAACTTTAACTCCAGGTACTTTAACATTAGATGTTAAAGAAGATGTCCTCTATGTTCATTGGATTGACGTTAAAACTACAGAAGAAGGAGAAAAGAAAAAATACATTTCGGAAAAATTTGAAAAAATTCTAAAGGGGGTATTTGAATGA
- a CDS encoding SHOCT domain-containing protein: MLKELDNFQNNSGGAKKKALEILNEKFISGEITEKYLRKKKLIEKN; the protein is encoded by the coding sequence GTGTTGAAAGAATTAGATAATTTTCAAAATAATAGTGGTGGTGCAAAGAAAAAGGCTTTAGAAATATTAAATGAAAAATTTATTAGTGGAGAAATCACAGAAAAATATCTTAGAAAGAAAAAACTTATCGAAAAAAATTGA
- a CDS encoding desulfoferrodoxin, with translation MTKRGQIYKCEKCGNIVEVLHEGAGTLVCCGEPMKLLEEKTADSTQEKHVPFIEEIEDGYKVRVGENAMHPMEEKHYIEWIELTVDGVVYKKFLKPGDKPEAIFEVKKGSKVSAREYCNIHGLWRK, from the coding sequence ATGACAAAAAGAGGGCAAATATACAAATGTGAAAAATGTGGAAATATTGTTGAAGTTTTACACGAGGGTGCTGGAACACTTGTTTGCTGTGGAGAACCAATGAAACTTTTAGAGGAGAAGACGGCAGATTCTACTCAAGAAAAACATGTTCCGTTTATTGAAGAAATCGAAGATGGTTATAAGGTTAGAGTTGGAGAAAATGCAATGCATCCTATGGAAGAAAAACACTATATAGAATGGATAGAACTAACAGTGGATGGAGTTGTTTACAAAAAATTTTTGAAACCTGGTGATAAACCTGAAGCAATTTTTGAGGTGAAGAAGGGAAGTAAGGTTTCAGCAAGAGAGTATTGTAATATACATGGACTTTGGAGAAAGTAA
- a CDS encoding redox-sensing transcriptional repressor Rex encodes MEKKIPKPVVKRLGLYYRCLNRLYEEGIEFVASKDIAERLGIKSSQVRKDLSYFGEFGKRGVGYNTYELMNSLEKIIGVNKIWNVVVIGAGNIGSALVSYEGLKKEKFNIIGIFDADRSKVGKKIGKLQIKHISEIEEFFKKNIVEIAVIAVPENAAQLVVEKLEELGVKGLINFAPIKLRTKLPVEDVDITLSFKALSFKIERSLK; translated from the coding sequence ATGGAAAAGAAAATACCAAAACCAGTTGTAAAAAGACTAGGCCTTTACTATAGATGTTTAAACAGGCTATACGAAGAAGGCATTGAGTTTGTCGCATCAAAAGACATTGCGGAAAGACTAGGAATTAAATCAAGTCAAGTAAGGAAAGATCTTTCATACTTTGGAGAGTTTGGAAAAAGAGGTGTGGGATATAACACATACGAACTGATGAATAGTCTTGAAAAAATAATAGGTGTTAATAAAATTTGGAATGTAGTTGTAATAGGAGCAGGAAATATAGGAAGTGCACTTGTAAGTTATGAAGGTTTAAAAAAAGAAAAATTCAATATAATTGGAATATTTGATGCTGACAGATCAAAGGTTGGAAAAAAGATTGGAAAACTTCAAATCAAACACATTTCTGAAATCGAAGAATTTTTCAAAAAAAATATCGTAGAAATTGCTGTGATTGCCGTTCCCGAAAATGCCGCTCAATTAGTGGTTGAAAAGCTCGAAGAATTAGGTGTAAAAGGATTAATAAATTTTGCACCAATAAAATTAAGAACAAAACTTCCCGTGGAAGATGTGGATATCACTTTATCTTTTAAAGCGCTATCTTTTAAAATTGAAAGAAGTTTAAAATAA
- a CDS encoding cation:proton antiporter has translation MIFLQYIYFVLVGFGALLSFLRILFGPTSADRVAALDTLNVVLTGTIVFLALIFNNGLYLDIALVYGLLSFVETVVIARYLEGKK, from the coding sequence ATGATTTTCTTACAATACATTTATTTTGTGCTTGTGGGTTTTGGAGCCTTATTATCTTTTTTAAGAATCTTATTTGGACCTACAAGTGCAGACAGAGTTGCCGCCCTTGATACTTTAAACGTAGTTTTAACTGGAACAATAGTTTTTTTGGCATTGATTTTTAACAATGGATTGTATCTTGACATAGCACTGGTTTATGGCTTGTTATCTTTTGTTGAAACTGTAGTTATTGCACGATATTTGGAGGGGAAAAAATGA
- a CDS encoding PadR family transcriptional regulator, with product MNFISEKNGIIKIVKVCGGEFVPRRLGRRGRGFVLGDFLTASLLLLLKEKPSHGYELVQRLFESKFYNFRHDPGVIYNILRKLEINGFITYDLEEGDGPFRKVYKITKEGEKYLMLIKSEIESLSEQLENFLDEFYKMEES from the coding sequence GTGAATTTTATAAGTGAAAAGAATGGTATAATTAAAATAGTAAAAGTGTGCGGAGGTGAATTTGTGCCAAGAAGACTTGGAAGAAGAGGAAGAGGATTTGTGTTAGGTGATTTTTTAACGGCAAGTTTGCTTTTATTGTTGAAAGAGAAACCTTCTCATGGTTATGAACTTGTACAAAGACTTTTTGAATCTAAATTTTATAATTTCAGGCATGATCCAGGTGTCATATATAATATATTGAGGAAATTGGAAATAAATGGGTTTATAACATATGATTTAGAAGAAGGAGATGGTCCATTTAGAAAGGTGTATAAGATTACAAAAGAAGGAGAAAAGTATCTAATGTTGATTAAAAGTGAAATAGAGAGCCTGAGCGAACAATTGGAAAATTTTTTGGATGAATTTTACAAAATGGAAGAAAGTTAA
- a CDS encoding lactate utilization protein, which produces MRRDLYLWKYFSLARKVADNLNKKGHDAYIVKDTNEALKKVLELIPENSSVATGGSLTLNQIKLLDALRNGNYIFYDRYSAKSKEEKYELERKAFFADYYICSANAITENGEIALLDGNGNRVAAVIYGPKNVILVTSVNKIVPNLLEARERIRYISPMNSKRLDLNTPCTQTGYCINCASAQRICNYYTIIESGHRHPGRIKVILVLEELGL; this is translated from the coding sequence ATGAGAAGGGATCTTTATCTTTGGAAATACTTTTCACTTGCAAGAAAAGTTGCAGATAATTTGAATAAAAAAGGTCACGATGCATACATAGTCAAAGATACAAATGAAGCACTCAAAAAAGTATTGGAACTTATTCCAGAAAATTCTTCTGTTGCCACAGGTGGCTCTCTAACGTTAAATCAAATCAAACTATTAGATGCACTAAGAAATGGGAATTACATTTTTTATGACAGATATAGTGCTAAATCAAAAGAAGAAAAATACGAATTAGAAAGAAAAGCTTTTTTTGCAGATTATTACATTTGTAGTGCAAATGCAATAACTGAAAACGGTGAAATAGCACTTTTAGATGGAAATGGAAATAGAGTAGCAGCTGTAATATACGGACCAAAAAATGTAATTTTGGTAACTAGTGTAAATAAAATTGTCCCAAATCTGTTAGAAGCAAGGGAAAGAATAAGATACATATCCCCAATGAATAGCAAACGTCTAGACTTAAATACACCTTGCACACAAACAGGATATTGCATTAATTGTGCCTCGGCTCAAAGAATATGTAATTACTACACAATCATAGAATCTGGCCACAGACATCCTGGAAGGATTAAAGTTATCCTTGTTTTGGAAGAATTGGGTTTATAA
- a CDS encoding HTH domain-containing protein: MNKEKIIEVLKYEGRPMKTGEIAEKLGVDTKLVSKLIKDLKNEGKVESPKRCYYSIKEGES, encoded by the coding sequence ATGAACAAAGAGAAGATAATTGAAGTATTAAAATATGAAGGAAGACCTATGAAAACTGGAGAAATTGCCGAAAAATTAGGAGTAGATACCAAACTTGTAAGTAAATTAATTAAAGATTTGAAAAACGAAGGTAAGGTGGAAAGTCCAAAGAGGTGTTATTATTCAATTAAGGAGGGAGAATCATGA
- the mnhG gene encoding monovalent cation/H(+) antiporter subunit G, whose product MIIVGYILIVIGAFFYFLGGLGIFRMPDVYNRLQAGTKATTLGSFSVVLGVGLVDIDYLPKALLIIAFIALTNPVGSSVLARAAYLKGIKPTEKTIVDEYKGGGEE is encoded by the coding sequence ATGATTATAGTGGGATATATACTGATTGTAATTGGTGCGTTTTTTTATTTTTTGGGAGGACTTGGGATTTTTAGGATGCCTGATGTTTACAATAGGCTTCAAGCTGGTACCAAAGCTACTACTTTGGGTTCGTTTTCTGTTGTATTAGGTGTGGGGCTTGTTGATATTGATTATTTACCAAAAGCTTTATTGATAATAGCATTTATTGCTTTGACTAACCCTGTCGGGAGTTCAGTTTTAGCTAGAGCAGCGTATTTGAAAGGGATTAAACCTACGGAAAAAACTATAGTTGATGAATACAAAGGTGGTGGAGAAGAATGA
- a CDS encoding sodium:proton antiporter — protein sequence MVYYIAFVLIGIGIYGILTQKNLFKFLVSLTIIDTAINIFIISLGYIEGKDVPIYSQYTPVANFVDPLPQALVLTAIVIGVGTLALGASLLIKVYEKYETLEVEEIATKEAKE from the coding sequence ATGGTCTATTATATTGCTTTTGTTTTAATAGGAATAGGTATATACGGAATCTTAACTCAAAAAAATTTGTTTAAATTTTTAGTATCTTTAACGATTATAGATACCGCGATAAATATATTTATAATTTCTCTTGGATATATTGAAGGAAAAGATGTACCAATATATTCTCAATATACCCCTGTTGCCAATTTTGTAGATCCATTACCACAAGCATTGGTACTTACAGCAATTGTAATTGGTGTTGGAACCCTTGCGCTTGGTGCATCTTTATTGATAAAAGTTTACGAAAAATATGAAACTTTAGAAGTTGAAGAAATCGCCACAAAGGAGGCGAAAGAATGA